In one window of Episyrphus balteatus chromosome 3, idEpiBalt1.1, whole genome shotgun sequence DNA:
- the LOC129914724 gene encoding 14-3-3 protein epsilon → MSERENNVYKAKLAEQAERYDEMVEAMKKVASMDVELTVEERNLLSVAYKNVIGARRASWRIITSIEQKEENKGAEEKLEMIKTYRGQVEKELRDICSDILNVLEKHLIPCATSGESKVFYYKMKGDYHRYLAEFATGSDRKDAAENSLIAYKAASDIAMNDLPPTHPIRLGLALNFSVFYYEILNSPDRACRLAKAAFDDAIAELDTLSEESYKDSTLIMQLLRDNLTLWTSDMQADGEGEQKEQIQDVEDQDVS, encoded by the exons ATGTCTGAACGCGAAAATAATGTTTACAAGGCTAAATTGGCTGAACAAGCCGAACGCTATGATG aAATGGTTGAAGCCATGAAGAAAGTCGCATCCATGGATGTTGAACTTACGGTTGAAGAAAGAAACCTTCTATCGGTCGCATATAAAAATGTGATTGGAGCTCGTCGTGCCTCATGGCGAATAATCACCTCAATCGAACAGAAGGAAGAAAATAAGGGAGCCGAAGAAAAGCTTGAAATGATCAAAACCTATCGCGGCCAAGTAGAGAAAGAATTGCGCGATATCTGTTCGGATATTTTGAATGTATTGGAGAAACATCTCATTCCATGTGCAACTAGCGGGGAAAGTAAAGTATTCTATTATAAAATGAAGGGTGATTACCATCGTTATTTGGCTGAATTCGCTACCGGATCAGATCGTAAGGATGCCGCTGAGAATTCACTGATTGCCTATAAGGCTGCCAGCGATATCGCCATGAACGATCTTCCTCCAACACATCCAATTCGTCTGGGATTAGCTCTTAATTTCTCc gtGTTTTACTATGAAATTTTGAACTCGCCGGACCGCGCCTGCAGACTGGCGAAAGCAGCGTTTGATGATGCCATCGCTGAGCTGGATACACTTAGCGAGGAGAGCTACAAAGATTCGACACTTATCATGCAGCTTTTAAGGGACAACCTTACCCTATGGACGTCCGATATGCAGGCTGACG gCGAAGGTGAGCAAAAAGAACAAATTCAAGATGTTGAAGATCAGGACGTGTCGTAA